The genomic stretch ACCTAAGTGGGGCCAATTTGCGCCAAGCTCAACTGGAAGCTGCTGACTTAGGTGATGCCCAGCTGTACGAAGCTAATCTGTCCGAAGCAAACTTGCAAGGTGCTAATCTCTCCAGAGCCAATCTGCGTTATGCTAATTTGCGCTCTGCAAATTTGTCGGGTGTCAACTTGCAGGGAGCAGATTTACATTATGCAGATCTCAGTTACGCTGATTTAAGATACGCCAATTTAAGCAGAGCGAATTTAGAACAAGCTAACCTGGAAGGAGCGCAACTGGCAGGTAGCAATTTGTTTCGCGCCCAGCAAATCGATTTATCCAAAGCATTGTTCGATCGCACAACAATTTTTCCTGATGGCTATCGAGGAGATTCTTCTTTCGGATAAGCAAGCCAAAATTTAAAAGTCACCCGATGCCAGGATTTTGGATTTTGGATTTTGGATTGGAAGTGAACTACCCCAACTAAGCTGACGCTATAGTTGGGGCTTCTAGCTTCACGGGGGAGTGCCTCAGAACGGATTTGCGTCCGCCCTTTGGTCTTACCTCCCCTTCACTAGCAGAGACGGCTGTCCCCTCCGTCTTCATTATTCTGATCCCCTCTTCTCTAATGTTTGTTGCGGCATTCTCGTCTCTATCATGTTTGGTTCCACAATTAGGGCAAACCCATTCCCTAATGTCTAGTGGCATTTCAGAGACTTGATGATAACAATTAGAGCAGAGCTTGGAACTGGGAAACCATCTATCAATTTCGACAAGCTTTCCGCCTTTGTGTTCTAACTTGTACGCTAGGAAATTGACAAACATTCCTCATCCACAATCAGATATTGCTTTGGCTAAATTATGGTTCCGAACCATGCCTTTGATATGAAGATATTCTACTATCACAGCTTGGCTATCACTGGTCAACTTATGGCTAAGTTTATGCAGAAAATCTTGCCTCGTGTTGGCTACTCGTTCATGAACTTTAGCTACTAATTTGCGCTGTCTTTCCCTAGTCTTACTTCCATCTTTTTTTCGGGAAAGTTTTTGTTGTTTGCGTTTTAAGTTCTTTTCATGCTTGGCTATATGCTTGGGATTGTCATACTTAGAAATCTTTTTGCCATCACTAACAACGGCATGATGATAAGATTATAGCAATGTTTCAACAAAAAGGCAATGTCGTTACTTCGTTTCTGAGTTAGTTGGTCGTCATTCATCCCCAACTAAATCGGAGATTTTAGTTGGGGACTTCTGCCGACATTCTCTGTTAAACGCCAATCTTATTCCTTCTCCCACTCCCCCACTCCCCCGTTCCCCCACTCCCCCACTCCCTCCCAGAATAGCAGGGGTAATCGCAGCTTTTGCAGGTACATCCGGCAAATAAATACTGAATTTGCTACCTTTACCGAGTTGGGATTCCACACTCAAATCGCCACCGTGCAATCTCGCTAAGCGGCGCGTCAGAGCCAATCCCAACCCCGTTCCTTCGTATTTTCGGTTGAGTTTGCTATCCAATTGACAGAAGGGTTGAAAAAGAGAAGATATATTTTCTGGGGCAATACCGATGCCCGTATCAACTACCGTAAAAGATATCCCGTGAGGCTGCTTGCAAGCTGTTAAGGAGAC from Aerosakkonema funiforme FACHB-1375 encodes the following:
- a CDS encoding pentapeptide repeat-containing protein — translated: MEQLSAEELLAQYTGGKRDFEPIDLSEVYLFQADLRKINLNSSKLRGTYLPYANLSGANLRQAQLEAADLGDAQLYEANLSEANLQGANLSRANLRYANLRSANLSGVNLQGADLHYADLSYADLRYANLSRANLEQANLEGAQLAGSNLFRAQQIDLSKALFDRTTIFPDGYRGDSSFG